The genome window GGGTTCGGTCACGACGTCCGCCTTTCGCTGAGATCAGCTTGGCAGGTCTTCACCGCGGAACGATGGCGGGACGGTTACGAGGCGGTTTCGTCATCGATCGGGACGACAGCTCCACGCTGCGCGCGCGACGCGGGCCCGACGAACGCGCGACGCATGACCACCGCTGCCGAGACCGTCGCGATCAGGACGATCGAGATGAACACGAGCAGCACAGCGGTCTGCGAGGCGAAGGTGAGGATCACACCGATCGCGAGGACCGGCAGGGCGAGGCCGCAGTACGCGATCAGGAAGATCAGCGCCAGCGTCTCACCGCGTCGACCGGACTCCGCGAGAGCGGATGCCGTGGCGACCGCCGATCTGAACAGCAGCCCCACTCCGACGCCCGCCACGATGCCTCCTCCGAGGAACACCGGGAGCGACGGCAGCAGAGTTCCTGCTGCGACCGCGACGAGGCCCACTGCGCAGCAGACGGCCGCGACCGCGAGCTGGATGCGCATCGGCACGCGGGCGAGCGCCACCTGCCCGGACGCCGCAGCGGCGAACACCGAGCACGCCGTCACGCCGGCGAGAAGATGGTCGTGCTCGCCGAACGTGCTGATGAGGATGGTCGGTGCAAGAGAGGTGAACAGCCCGAACAGAGCGAACCCCGCGAACGCGCCGAAACCCGCGGCGATGAACGCCGTCCTCGATCGCGGGGGCGCCGCGATCCGCTGCGGTCGATACCGCCGCGGCTCGTGCGGCGGCGTCACGGTCTCGGGAACGCAGGCGACGGCGATCGCGGCGACGATGAGCACGACGAGGAACACCGCGTGCGGCAGCACGAGCGGTGCAGGCAGGAACTCGGCGAACAGACCGCCGATCAGCGGTCCCAGCGCCAACCCGCCGAGGTTCGCGGCACCGGCCACCGATGCGGCGACGATGACGTTCTCGCTCGGTCGGGCGTGCGCGCGCAGCTCGCCGAGATGCGCGGTGGCCGTGGCGGTGAGGATGCCCACGCTCGCACCGTTCACCAGTCGCGCGGCGAGGAGACCGGGCACCTCGTGCCACAGCAGGAACAGCACGGCGCTGAGCACCGCGATGAGGATCGCTATGACCAGCATCCGGCGCCGACCCATCCAGTCGCTGACGTGCCCGAGCAGGAACAGGCTGAGCACGACGCCGACGGCGAAGGCCGCGAAGATCAGCGTGATGACGGAGACGGGGAACCCGTCGGCCTCCTGGTAGAGCGGGTACAGCGGTGTGGGCACCGTCGCGTACGCCATCACGAGCAGGAAGGCTGACGCGACCACCCAGAATCCCGCACCGTGTGAGAAACGGGAGTTCGTCATGGTGGAGACACTATCGACGCCCTGGCCGGTCGGCACCGGACGGATGTCGAAAGCGCACGGGGCGGATCCTGGACAGATGTCGAGCGGTCGATGACGGCGCGCGGGTTAGCGTGGTCGCGCTCCCACGACGCAGACGTGGGGCGACCGACAGTCGTCCGGCATCGCTCGGGGCGACGGAAACCTGGAGGCTGATCATGGCGTTCGTGACCACGGATGATGGCGCAGAGATCTACTACAAGGACTGGGGCAGCCCCGAGGCTCAGCCCATCATGTTCCACCACGGCTGGCCGCTCTCGTCGGATGACTGGGACGCCCAGATGCTGTACTTCCTCGGCAAGGGCTACCGCGTCATCGCCAGCGACCGCCGCGGGCACGGACGGTCGTCGCAGATCGGCACCGGGCACGACATGGATCACTACGCGAGCGATGCCTCGGCAGTCGTCGAGCACCTCGACCTCCGCAATGCGATTCACATCGGCCACTCGACGGGTGGCGGCCAGGTCGCACGCTACGTCGCACAGTACGGTCAGCCCCAGGGCCGAGTCGCCAAGGCTGTGCTCGTGTCATCCGTGCCCCCGCTGATGGTGCAGACCGACGCCAACCCCGAGGGCACGCCGATCTCGGTCTTCGACGGCTTCCGCGAGGCGCTGGCGGCGAACCGTGCGGAGTTCTTCCAGGCGGTCGCCTCCGGCCCCTTCTACGGATTCAACCGCGAGGGCGTGGAACTCTCCGAGCCCGTGGTGGCGAACTGGTGGCGTCAGGGGATGACGGGCAGCGCCCTCGCTCACTACGAGGGGATCAAGGCCTTCTCCGAGACCGACCAGACCGACGACCTCAAGGCCATCACGGTGCCGGTGCTGGTCATCCAGGGCGATGACGACCAGGTCGTGCCGTACAAGGATGCATCGGTGAAGCAGGCCGAGCTTCTGAGCGACTCGACTCTGAAGATCTACGAGGGCTTCCCGCACGGCATGCTGACCACGCACGCCGATGTGATCAACCCCGACATCCTCGCCTTCATCCAGCAGTAGCAGTCTCAGCGATGCGGCGGGCGCATCCGGGCTCAGTGCCCGGGTGCGCCCCTCGCTATGAGCCGGAGATCCCGGCCCCGACGACGTCGAGGGCCGCAGCGAGCAGTCCGATGGCCATCGCTTCGGGCAGTGGCTCGAGCGGCCGGTGCGCCCTCGGGTCCTCGTCGGGACCGTGGTCGGGACGAGGATCGCGGTCTCGGCGCCGGGCGACGAGGTGCGCATGCACGTGCAGCCCTGCGGCCCCGGAGAGTGCGACGTCGACGCGATCGGCTCCGGTCGCTCGGCGGATGATGCGGGAGGCGAGCTGGATGTCTACCAGGAAGAGCTCGGCGATCTCCGCCGGCGCGTCGGCGTTGTCGTCGTAGGTGGGCCCTGCCGGGATCGAACCGACGACATCCACGGTGTAAACGTGGCGCTCTACCAGCTGAGCTAAAGGCCCTGGTACGTCCCAGTCTACAGACGACGCAGTGCGCGCTGATGTCGTGGAAGGGGGATAGGGTGAGGGAGGCACGCGTTGTGCACAGCCGACAAGGCTGCCCGCGTCGCTTCCCGTTTCAATGGCATGACCTGCCAGCTTGACGAAAGGCTCCCCCGTGACTGTGCACGACCAGGATCCGTATTCCCAGGGCCCCCTCGACAGCGATCCGGAGGAGACGGGCGAGTGGCAGCAGTCGCTCGACGAGCTCGTCGACGCGAAGGGCCACGGTCGTGGCCGCGAGATCATGCTCAGCCTGCTCAAGCGCTCGAAGGAGCTGCACCTGGGCGTGCCGATGGTCCCGACCACCGACTACATCAACACGATCGCCGCCGAGAACGAACCCGAGTTCCCGGGTGACGAAGAGATCGAGCGCCGCTACCGGGCGTGGATCCGCTGGAACGCCGCGATCACGGTGCACCGCGCCCAGCGCCCCGGCATCGGCGTCGGCGGCCACATCTCGACCTACGCGTCGTCGGCCGCGCTGTACGAGGTCGGCTTCAACCACTTCTTCAAGGGTGCGGACAACCCCGGTGGCGCCGACCAGATCTTCATCCAGGGCCACGCCTCCCCCGGAACGTACGCGCGCTCCTTCCTCGAGGGCCGACTGAGCGAAGACCAGCTCGACGGCTTCCGCCAGGAGAAGTCGCACGCACCGCACGGCATCCCCTCGTACCCGCACCCTCGTCTGATGCCGGAGTACTGGCAGTTCCCGACGGTCTCGATGGGTCTCGGTCCGATCAACGCCATCTACCAGGCGATGTCGAACAAGTACCTCGAGAACCGCGGGATCAAGGACACCTCGCAGTCGCACGTCTGGGCATTCCTCGGCGACGGCGAGATGGATGAGGTCGAGAGCCGCGGCCAGCTGCAGGTCGCAGCCAACGAGGGCCTCGACAACCTCACATTCGTCGTCAACTGCAACCTGCAGCGCCTCGACGGCCCCGTGCGCGGCAACGGCAAGATCGTCCAGGAACTCGAGTCGTTCTTCCGCGGCGCGGGCTGGAACGTCATCA of Microbacterium sp. LWH13-1.2 contains these proteins:
- a CDS encoding MFS transporter, with translation MTNSRFSHGAGFWVVASAFLLVMAYATVPTPLYPLYQEADGFPVSVITLIFAAFAVGVVLSLFLLGHVSDWMGRRRMLVIAILIAVLSAVLFLLWHEVPGLLAARLVNGASVGILTATATAHLGELRAHARPSENVIVAASVAGAANLGGLALGPLIGGLFAEFLPAPLVLPHAVFLVVLIVAAIAVACVPETVTPPHEPRRYRPQRIAAPPRSRTAFIAAGFGAFAGFALFGLFTSLAPTILISTFGEHDHLLAGVTACSVFAAAASGQVALARVPMRIQLAVAAVCCAVGLVAVAAGTLLPSLPVFLGGGIVAGVGVGLLFRSAVATASALAESGRRGETLALIFLIAYCGLALPVLAIGVILTFASQTAVLLVFISIVLIATVSAAVVMRRAFVGPASRAQRGAVVPIDDETAS
- a CDS encoding alpha/beta hydrolase: MAFVTTDDGAEIYYKDWGSPEAQPIMFHHGWPLSSDDWDAQMLYFLGKGYRVIASDRRGHGRSSQIGTGHDMDHYASDASAVVEHLDLRNAIHIGHSTGGGQVARYVAQYGQPQGRVAKAVLVSSVPPLMVQTDANPEGTPISVFDGFREALAANRAEFFQAVASGPFYGFNREGVELSEPVVANWWRQGMTGSALAHYEGIKAFSETDQTDDLKAITVPVLVIQGDDDQVVPYKDASVKQAELLSDSTLKIYEGFPHGMLTTHADVINPDILAFIQQ